A single window of Streptomyces aquilus DNA harbors:
- a CDS encoding cytochrome P450, whose product MAAFDPWDPDFLADPYPAYADLRARGRVQYYEPTNQWLVPQHADVSALLRDRRLGRTYQHRFTHEDFNRTPPPPEHEPFHTLNDHGMLDLEPPDHTRIRRLVSKAFTPRTVEGLKPYVARLAGELVDALVEKGGGDLLADVAEPLPVAVIAEMLGIPEADRGPLRPWSADICGMYELNPSEEAAAKAVRASVEFSDYLRELIAERRKHPGDDLVSGLIAAHDEGDRLTEQEMISTCVLLLNAGHEATVNATVNGWYALFRNPDQLAALRADHSLVPTAIEELMRYDTPLQLFERWVLDDIEVDGTVVPRGAEIAMLFGSANHDPAVFQNPERLDLARADNPHISFSAGIHYCIGAPLARIELGASMTALLEKAPTLSLAAEPVRKPNFVIRGVEGLAVEVG is encoded by the coding sequence ATGGCAGCCTTCGACCCGTGGGACCCGGACTTCCTCGCCGACCCCTACCCCGCCTACGCCGACCTGCGCGCAAGGGGCCGTGTCCAGTACTACGAGCCCACGAACCAGTGGCTGGTCCCGCAGCACGCCGACGTGTCGGCTCTGCTGCGGGACCGGCGCCTCGGCCGCACCTATCAGCACCGCTTCACCCACGAGGACTTCAACCGCACCCCGCCGCCCCCCGAGCACGAGCCGTTCCACACCCTCAACGACCACGGCATGCTCGACCTGGAGCCGCCGGACCACACCCGCATCCGCCGCCTGGTGTCGAAGGCGTTCACGCCGCGGACGGTGGAGGGCCTGAAGCCGTACGTGGCCCGGCTCGCCGGAGAACTGGTGGACGCGCTCGTCGAGAAGGGCGGCGGCGATCTGCTCGCCGACGTCGCCGAACCGCTGCCCGTCGCCGTCATCGCCGAGATGCTGGGCATCCCGGAGGCCGACCGTGGCCCCCTGCGGCCCTGGTCGGCGGACATCTGCGGGATGTACGAGCTGAACCCGTCCGAGGAGGCCGCCGCAAAGGCCGTACGCGCCTCCGTGGAGTTCTCCGACTATCTGCGGGAGCTCATCGCCGAGCGGCGCAAGCACCCCGGCGACGACCTCGTCTCCGGCCTCATCGCCGCCCACGACGAGGGCGACCGGCTCACCGAGCAGGAGATGATCTCGACCTGCGTGCTGCTGCTGAACGCAGGGCACGAGGCGACGGTCAACGCCACGGTCAACGGCTGGTACGCGCTGTTCCGCAACCCCGACCAGCTCGCGGCCCTCCGCGCCGACCACTCCCTCGTCCCCACCGCCATCGAAGAGCTGATGCGCTACGACACCCCGCTCCAGCTCTTCGAACGCTGGGTGCTGGACGACATCGAGGTCGACGGGACGGTCGTCCCGAGGGGTGCGGAGATCGCCATGCTCTTCGGTTCCGCCAACCACGACCCGGCGGTGTTCCAGAACCCCGAGCGCCTCGACCTCGCCCGCGCCGACAACCCGCACATCTCCTTCAGCGCCGGCATCCACTACTGCATCGGCGCGCCCTTGGCCCGTATCGAGCTGGGGGCATCCATGACGGCCCTGCTGGAGAAGGCTCCGACCCTGAGCCTGGCGGCTGAGCCGGTGCGGAAGCCGAACTTCGTGATCAGGGGGGTGGAGGGGCTGGCCGTTGAGGTGGGGTGA
- a CDS encoding Uma2 family endonuclease codes for MTVMAERAMQSPQMSVEEFERIAAFAAKETDDAVRFEFINGRIGVKKVPDGDHNTIVLWLMRRCMQARPDLDLYQGQGLKVEQYREGRVRPDAVLVPEEHFAGHGEWADPSGVFLVLEVTSYDSDTDRRDRREKPVAYGAAGIPFYLLVDRDNCTVALYSDPDPEVGYRSRLREPFGATILLPDPLGIELDTEKLKQYVD; via the coding sequence ATGACCGTTATGGCAGAGCGCGCAATGCAGTCGCCCCAGATGTCGGTGGAGGAGTTCGAGAGGATCGCCGCCTTCGCGGCCAAGGAGACCGACGACGCCGTCAGGTTCGAGTTCATCAACGGACGGATCGGGGTCAAGAAGGTGCCTGACGGCGACCACAACACCATCGTGCTGTGGCTGATGCGGCGGTGCATGCAAGCGAGGCCTGACTTGGACCTGTACCAAGGCCAAGGGCTGAAGGTGGAGCAGTACCGCGAGGGGCGTGTCCGTCCGGACGCCGTTCTCGTGCCCGAGGAGCACTTTGCCGGTCATGGCGAGTGGGCCGACCCCAGCGGTGTCTTCCTGGTACTTGAGGTGACCTCGTACGACTCGGACACGGACAGGCGTGACCGCCGGGAGAAGCCCGTTGCCTACGGCGCCGCGGGCATCCCGTTCTATCTGCTGGTCGACCGTGACAACTGCACCGTCGCCCTGTACAGCGATCCTGATCCAGAGGTCGGATACCGCAGTCGCCTCAGAGAGCCTTTCGGCGCCACGATTCTGCTCCCCGACCCTCTCGGCATCGAACTCGACACCGAGAAGCTCAAGCAGTACGTCGACTGA
- a CDS encoding ABC transporter permease: MTTSLAGTGVLLRFSLRRDRLTIPVWVAVNALMILSMPASLKGLYGTDAERADLIHQVATNASFRALIGPVFDTDLGALTAWRVGVYAGLVAAAMSLLIVVRHTRDEEESGRQELVASGMVGRRASLTAALLAAAVANAVLALLVTAGLAGQGAVGALALGLGLAAVGMVFATMAAIVAQLTESARLARGLTSGILGAAFVLRAAGDSASDDGSSVLTWLSPLGWLENLRPYADERWWVLLLFAAAVLLQAWLAYALAGRRDVGMSFFPTRPGPARGRLGTAGALAWRLQRGSVYGWSLAFFVVGVVYGGLTDGVADLVGDNKNAREIFERMGGQSGLEDAFLASMVGMMGLIAALYVVQSVLRLHGEETSGRAEPVLANAVSRLGWAAGHLVIAFGGAVLLMLLTGLGFAVGYGKEIGPILGACLVQVAGVWVIGGLAVLLYGLLPRAAMAAWGVAGAVLLIGWVGPALDAPQAVLDLSPFGHLPKLPGGGMEWGPVVVLLGLAAVLVAAGLTGLRRRDMTA; this comes from the coding sequence GTGACGACCTCCCTCGCGGGCACCGGCGTCCTGCTCCGCTTCTCGCTGCGCCGCGACCGGCTGACGATCCCGGTCTGGGTCGCGGTGAACGCGCTGATGATCCTCTCCATGCCCGCCTCCCTGAAGGGCCTGTACGGCACGGACGCCGAGCGGGCCGACCTGATCCACCAGGTGGCGACCAACGCGTCCTTCCGCGCCCTGATCGGCCCGGTCTTCGACACCGATCTCGGCGCGCTGACGGCCTGGCGCGTCGGTGTCTACGCCGGGCTGGTCGCGGCGGCGATGAGCCTGCTGATCGTCGTACGGCACACCCGCGACGAGGAGGAGAGCGGCCGCCAGGAGCTGGTGGCGTCCGGGATGGTGGGCCGCAGGGCGTCGCTGACGGCGGCGCTGCTGGCGGCGGCCGTCGCGAACGCGGTCCTCGCCCTCCTGGTGACGGCGGGCCTGGCGGGCCAGGGCGCCGTGGGTGCGCTCGCCCTCGGCCTGGGACTGGCCGCGGTGGGCATGGTCTTCGCCACGATGGCGGCGATCGTCGCGCAGCTGACGGAGAGCGCGCGGCTGGCCCGCGGGCTGACCTCCGGCATCCTCGGTGCGGCGTTCGTGCTGCGCGCGGCGGGCGACTCGGCCTCGGACGACGGCAGTTCGGTCTTGACCTGGCTCTCCCCACTGGGCTGGCTGGAGAACCTGCGTCCGTACGCGGACGAACGCTGGTGGGTGCTGCTGCTGTTCGCGGCGGCGGTACTGCTACAGGCCTGGCTGGCCTACGCGTTGGCGGGCCGCAGGGACGTCGGCATGAGCTTCTTCCCGACCCGCCCGGGCCCGGCGAGAGGACGGCTCGGCACGGCGGGGGCACTGGCCTGGCGGTTGCAGCGGGGCAGTGTGTACGGCTGGAGCCTCGCCTTCTTCGTCGTGGGTGTGGTCTACGGCGGCCTCACCGACGGCGTCGCGGACCTGGTCGGCGACAACAAGAACGCGCGCGAGATCTTCGAGCGGATGGGCGGCCAGAGCGGCCTGGAGGACGCGTTCCTGGCGTCGATGGTCGGGATGATGGGCCTGATCGCGGCGCTGTACGTCGTCCAGAGCGTGCTGCGCCTGCACGGCGAGGAGACGTCGGGCCGCGCGGAGCCGGTGCTGGCGAACGCGGTGAGCCGCCTGGGCTGGGCCGCCGGTCATCTGGTCATCGCCTTCGGCGGGGCGGTGCTGCTCATGCTGCTCACCGGTCTGGGCTTCGCCGTGGGCTACGGCAAGGAGATCGGCCCGATCCTGGGCGCGTGCCTGGTGCAGGTGGCCGGGGTCTGGGTCATCGGCGGCCTGGCGGTGCTGCTGTACGGGCTGCTGCCGCGGGCTGCGATGGCGGCGTGGGGTGTCGCCGGGGCCGTCCTGCTCATCGGCTGGGTGGGCCCGGCGCTGGATGCTCCGCAGGCGGTACTGGACCTGTCGCCGTTCGGGCATCTGCCGAAGTTGCCGGGTGGGGGGATGGAGTGGGGGCCGGTGGTGGTGCTGCTGGGGCTGGCTGCGGTGCTGGTGGCTGCCGGTCTGACGGGGCTGCGGCGGCGGGACATGACGGCGTGA
- a CDS encoding ABC transporter ATP-binding protein, whose amino-acid sequence MTKAITVSGLHKSFGRTHALDGLDLEVETGEVHGFLGPNGAGKSTTIRVLLGLLRADAGAAQVLGRDPWADAVEVHRRIAYVPGDVTLWRNLSGGEVIDLFGRLRGGLDPARRAELIDRFELDPTKKGRTYSKGNRQKVALVAAFASDVDLLILDEPTSGLDPLMEEVFQRCVEEERDRGRTILLSSHILSEVEELCDRVSIIRNGRTVETGSLADLRHLTRTSVSAELAGAPNGLASLPGVHDLDIQGHRVRLQVDTDKLDAVLRQLSESGVRSLTSTPPTLEELFLRHYQEDAS is encoded by the coding sequence ATGACGAAGGCAATCACCGTCTCCGGCCTGCACAAGTCGTTCGGCCGGACCCACGCGCTCGACGGCCTGGACCTGGAGGTCGAGACCGGCGAGGTGCACGGCTTCCTGGGCCCCAACGGCGCCGGCAAGTCCACCACCATCCGTGTCCTGCTGGGCCTGCTGCGCGCCGACGCGGGCGCCGCGCAGGTGCTCGGCCGCGACCCGTGGGCGGACGCGGTCGAGGTGCACCGCAGGATCGCCTACGTCCCCGGCGACGTGACGCTGTGGCGCAACCTGTCGGGCGGCGAGGTCATCGACCTGTTCGGCAGGCTGCGCGGCGGCCTGGACCCGGCCCGCCGCGCCGAGCTGATCGACCGCTTCGAACTCGACCCCACCAAGAAGGGCCGCACATACTCCAAGGGCAACCGCCAGAAGGTCGCCCTGGTCGCCGCGTTCGCCTCGGACGTCGACCTGCTCATCCTGGACGAGCCGACCTCGGGCCTTGACCCGCTGATGGAGGAGGTCTTCCAGCGCTGTGTGGAGGAGGAGCGCGACCGGGGCCGGACGATCCTGCTGTCGTCGCACATCTTGAGCGAGGTCGAGGAGCTCTGCGACCGCGTGAGCATCATCCGCAACGGCCGTACGGTCGAGACGGGTTCGCTGGCCGACCTGCGCCATCTGACCCGGACGAGTGTGTCCGCCGAACTGGCGGGCGCCCCCAACGGGTTGGCCTCGCTGCCCGGCGTCCACGACCTCGACATCCAGGGCCACCGCGTCCGGCTCCAGGTCGACACCGACAAACTCGACGCCGTGCTGCGGCAGTTGTCCGAGTCGGGAGTGCGCTCGCTGACCTCGACGCCCCCGACCCTGGAGGAGCTGTTCCTGCGCCACTACCAGGAGGACGCGTCGTGA
- a CDS encoding GbsR/MarR family transcriptional regulator — protein sequence MSDVAGRDPEAVSRFVERFAAQLVEAGMARMPARVFAALLASDSGALTSAELGERLQISPAGVSGAVRYLSQVHMLSREREPGSRRERYRVHSDQWYQAITNREAVIKRWEDALREGVASLGAGTPAGRRLAETLAFFEFIEKDLAEMMERWQVRRAELFPDG from the coding sequence ATGAGTGACGTGGCAGGTCGGGACCCCGAAGCGGTGTCCAGATTCGTGGAGCGGTTCGCCGCGCAGCTCGTCGAGGCGGGGATGGCGCGCATGCCGGCCCGGGTCTTCGCCGCGCTGCTCGCCTCCGACAGCGGCGCCCTCACCTCCGCCGAGCTGGGCGAACGGCTCCAGATCAGCCCGGCCGGGGTCTCGGGCGCCGTGCGCTATCTGTCCCAGGTGCACATGCTGTCGCGGGAGCGCGAGCCCGGCTCACGCCGTGAGCGGTACCGGGTGCACAGCGACCAGTGGTACCAGGCCATCACCAACCGCGAGGCGGTCATCAAGCGCTGGGAGGACGCCCTGCGCGAAGGTGTGGCCAGCCTGGGGGCCGGGACTCCGGCAGGCCGCAGGCTGGCCGAGACGCTCGCCTTCTTCGAGTTCATCGAGAAGGACCTCGCCGAGATGATGGAGCGCTGGCAGGTCCGCCGCGCGGAGCTGTTCCCGGACGGTTAG
- a CDS encoding APC family permease, with translation MAVDEGVAPAAKTDETGTVHRLKPNAVGLLGVVFMAVATAAPITAMTGNVPFMVSAGNGIGAPASYLVAMVVLAIFSVGFTSMAKHITSTGAFYGFISYGLGRTVGLASGLLATFAYVVFEPALIGIFSTFATETLKDQTGADIPWWAFALLMLAVNAMGTWFGVSVAEKLLVVLLATEVTILAAMAISVAFHGGGPDGFSIDPVNPVNAFKGTSAGLGLFFAFWSWVGFESTAMYGEESRNPKKIIPKATMISVLGVGVFYVFVSWMAITGTGQSKAVEVSTANPLQLFFGPTEQYVGHWAVNVMQWLMITGSLACGMAFHNCAARYMYALGREGVLPSLKNTVGRTHARHGSPHIAGLVQTIVTALLLLAFAAAGKDPYTGTYVLLAILGTMAILVVQAVCSFAVLVYFRRNHPESRHWFRTLTAPLVGGVAMLAVVALLVSNMGAAAGTESGSLVLKATPWLVALVAGTGIGYAQYLKRRDPARYQLLGRTVLEETKER, from the coding sequence ATGGCAGTGGACGAGGGAGTCGCCCCAGCGGCGAAGACAGACGAGACAGGCACGGTTCACCGGCTCAAGCCCAACGCCGTGGGCCTGCTGGGCGTGGTCTTCATGGCCGTCGCGACGGCCGCGCCGATCACCGCGATGACGGGCAACGTGCCCTTCATGGTGTCGGCGGGCAACGGCATCGGTGCCCCGGCGAGCTACCTCGTCGCAATGGTCGTACTGGCAATCTTTTCCGTCGGCTTCACCTCGATGGCGAAGCACATCACCTCCACCGGAGCCTTCTACGGCTTCATCTCCTACGGCCTCGGACGCACCGTCGGACTCGCCTCCGGGCTGCTCGCCACGTTCGCTTACGTCGTCTTCGAGCCGGCCCTGATCGGCATCTTCTCGACCTTCGCGACCGAGACGCTGAAGGACCAGACGGGCGCGGACATCCCCTGGTGGGCGTTCGCGCTCCTGATGCTGGCGGTCAACGCCATGGGCACCTGGTTCGGCGTCTCGGTCGCCGAGAAGCTGCTCGTCGTACTGCTCGCCACCGAGGTCACGATCCTCGCCGCGATGGCGATCTCGGTCGCCTTCCACGGCGGTGGCCCGGACGGCTTCAGCATCGACCCGGTCAACCCGGTCAACGCCTTCAAGGGGACCAGCGCGGGGCTCGGGCTCTTCTTCGCCTTCTGGTCGTGGGTCGGCTTCGAGTCGACGGCGATGTACGGCGAGGAGTCCCGCAACCCGAAGAAGATCATCCCCAAGGCGACGATGATCTCGGTGCTCGGCGTCGGCGTCTTCTACGTCTTCGTGTCCTGGATGGCGATCACCGGCACCGGCCAGTCGAAGGCGGTCGAGGTCTCCACCGCCAACCCCCTCCAGCTGTTCTTCGGCCCCACCGAGCAGTACGTGGGCCACTGGGCGGTGAACGTCATGCAGTGGCTGATGATCACCGGCTCGCTGGCCTGCGGCATGGCCTTCCACAACTGCGCCGCCCGCTACATGTACGCGCTGGGCCGCGAGGGCGTCCTGCCCTCCCTGAAGAACACCGTCGGCCGCACCCACGCCCGGCACGGCTCCCCGCACATCGCGGGCCTGGTCCAGACGATCGTGACCGCGCTGCTCCTGCTGGCCTTCGCGGCCGCCGGCAAGGACCCGTACACCGGCACGTACGTCCTGCTCGCGATCCTCGGCACCATGGCGATCCTGGTCGTGCAGGCCGTCTGCTCCTTCGCGGTGCTGGTCTACTTCCGCCGCAACCACCCCGAGAGCCGGCACTGGTTCAGGACCCTCACCGCCCCGCTCGTCGGCGGCGTCGCGATGCTCGCGGTGGTGGCGCTGCTGGTGTCCAACATGGGCGCGGCGGCCGGTACGGAGTCCGGCTCGCTGGTGCTGAAGGCGACCCCGTGGCTGGTGGCGCTGGTCGCGGGAACGGGCATCGGATACGCCCAGTACCTCAAGCGCCGGGACCCGGCCCGCTACCAGCTCCTCGGCCGGACGGTCCTGGAGGAGACCAAGGAACGCTAA
- a CDS encoding ethanolamine ammonia-lyase subunit EutB, producing the protein MSVHTSTLGGERHRFTSLAQLLAAASPERSGDRLAGLAAESARQRVAARWALAEVPLTTFLTEPLIPYESDDVTRLILDTHDAAAFAPVAGMTVGEFREWLLAADGPALTAVAPGLTPEMVAAVSKLMGNADLVAVARKVRVVTAFRSTIGLPGRLATRLQPNHPTDDPAGVAAALLDGLLLGSGDAVIGINPATDSPKAVRDLLDLLDGVIQRYAIPTQSCVLCHVTTSVDLMERGAPVDLVFQSIAGTQAANASFGVTLGLLDEAYEAALKLERGTVGRNVMYFETGQGSALSADAHHGVDQQTVEARAYAVARRYDPLLVNTVVGFIGPEYLYDGRQILRAALEDHFCGKLLGLPMGLDICYTNHADADDDDVATMLTMLGVAGASFVICTPGGDDIMLNYQSASYHDALYLREVLGLRPAPEFEAWLATMGLLDEAGGIREVDAHALTEIAGRELAA; encoded by the coding sequence ATGAGCGTCCACACCTCCACCCTCGGCGGCGAGCGGCACCGCTTCACGTCCCTCGCCCAGTTGCTGGCCGCCGCGAGCCCGGAACGTTCCGGCGACCGCCTCGCCGGGCTCGCGGCCGAGTCGGCCCGGCAACGGGTCGCGGCGCGCTGGGCGTTGGCGGAGGTGCCGCTCACGACCTTCCTGACCGAGCCGCTGATCCCGTACGAGAGCGACGACGTCACCCGGCTGATCCTGGACACGCATGACGCGGCCGCGTTCGCGCCGGTGGCGGGGATGACGGTCGGGGAGTTCCGGGAGTGGCTGCTCGCGGCGGACGGTCCGGCGCTGACCGCCGTGGCCCCCGGGCTCACCCCGGAGATGGTGGCGGCCGTCTCCAAGCTCATGGGGAACGCCGACCTGGTGGCCGTCGCGCGCAAGGTCCGGGTCGTCACCGCGTTCCGCTCGACGATCGGCCTGCCGGGACGCCTCGCCACCCGCCTCCAGCCCAACCACCCCACCGACGACCCGGCGGGTGTCGCGGCCGCCCTGCTGGACGGGCTGCTGCTGGGGTCGGGAGACGCCGTGATCGGCATCAACCCGGCCACGGACAGCCCGAAGGCGGTACGGGACCTGCTGGACCTCCTCGACGGGGTCATCCAGCGGTACGCCATCCCCACCCAGTCCTGCGTCCTGTGCCACGTCACGACCAGCGTGGACCTGATGGAACGCGGCGCCCCCGTCGACCTGGTCTTCCAGTCGATCGCCGGCACCCAGGCCGCCAACGCCTCCTTCGGCGTCACGCTCGGGCTGCTCGACGAGGCGTACGAGGCGGCCCTGAAGCTGGAGCGCGGCACGGTCGGGCGGAACGTCATGTACTTCGAGACCGGGCAGGGCAGCGCCCTGTCGGCCGACGCGCACCACGGGGTGGACCAGCAGACGGTGGAGGCACGGGCGTACGCGGTGGCGCGGCGCTACGACCCCCTGCTCGTGAACACGGTCGTCGGCTTCATCGGCCCGGAGTACCTCTACGACGGCCGCCAGATCCTGCGCGCCGCCCTGGAGGACCACTTCTGCGGCAAGCTGCTCGGCCTGCCCATGGGCCTGGACATCTGCTACACGAACCACGCGGACGCCGATGACGACGACGTGGCCACCATGCTCACCATGCTCGGCGTGGCGGGCGCGTCCTTCGTGATCTGCACGCCGGGCGGCGACGACATCATGCTCAACTACCAATCCGCCTCGTACCACGACGCGTTGTACCTCCGTGAGGTCCTCGGGCTGCGCCCGGCACCGGAGTTCGAGGCGTGGCTGGCGACGATGGGGCTGCTCGACGAAGCCGGCGGCATCCGCGAGGTCGACGCGCACGCACTGACGGAGATCGCCGGAAGGGAGCTCGCGGCATGA
- the eutC gene encoding ethanolamine ammonia-lyase subunit EutC, protein MSELALGQGELWRSLRGRTQARIGLGRAGSALPTRHRLELQAAHAAARDAVHSPFEPDRVAAGLPGLPTVRVRSAAGDRLTYLQRPDLGRRLDATDRAHLPAGEWDVVFVVADGLSSRAVHEHAATVVTETVTRLPGWRIAPVVLAEQARVALGDAVAAAMGAAMVVVLIGERPGMSAADSLGAYLTYRPVPGATTDADRNCLSNIRPPLGLSYEGAAGKLAALMGRARELGATGVGLKDESDALPA, encoded by the coding sequence ATGAGTGAACTGGCCCTGGGGCAAGGCGAGTTGTGGCGGTCGCTGCGCGGCCGTACGCAGGCCCGGATCGGCCTCGGGCGGGCGGGTTCCGCCCTCCCGACCCGGCACCGGCTGGAACTCCAGGCCGCGCACGCCGCCGCGCGGGACGCGGTGCACTCGCCGTTCGAGCCGGACCGGGTCGCGGCGGGGCTGCCGGGCCTTCCGACGGTACGGGTGCGCAGCGCGGCCGGTGACCGGCTGACGTATCTCCAACGCCCGGATCTGGGACGCCGGTTGGACGCGACCGACCGGGCGCATCTGCCGGCGGGGGAGTGGGACGTGGTGTTCGTCGTCGCGGACGGGCTGTCCAGCCGGGCCGTGCACGAGCACGCGGCGACGGTGGTCACGGAGACGGTGACCCGGCTGCCCGGTTGGCGGATCGCGCCGGTCGTGCTGGCCGAGCAGGCGCGGGTGGCGCTGGGGGACGCGGTGGCGGCGGCCATGGGGGCGGCGATGGTGGTCGTCCTGATCGGCGAACGGCCGGGCATGTCGGCGGCGGACTCGCTGGGCGCGTATCTGACGTACCGGCCGGTGCCGGGCGCGACGACCGACGCCGACCGCAACTGCCTGTCCAACATCCGACCGCCCCTGGGCCTGTCGTACGAGGGCGCGGCGGGCAAGTTGGCGGCGCTGATGGGACGCGCGCGGGAGCTGGGGGCGACCGGGGTGGGCCTGAAGGACGAGTCGGACGCGCTGCCGGCGTAG
- a CDS encoding DUF6086 family protein → MSQYFDVGDETLWNPSNGAARLFLRHVRLYEEELGVPSGFGPMENDECEIDPAAFATYVDALLDLHDRTRHSIIDALSEGFVATVLVLAGRAGIEPRRPAPTDRLTGLTDVQVPVPDAQDRAVRLRERADLLRRGMPV, encoded by the coding sequence GTGAGCCAGTACTTCGACGTGGGCGACGAGACCCTCTGGAACCCCTCCAACGGAGCCGCCCGCCTCTTCCTGCGCCATGTGCGGCTCTACGAGGAGGAGCTGGGCGTTCCCTCGGGGTTCGGTCCGATGGAGAACGACGAGTGCGAGATCGACCCGGCCGCCTTCGCGACGTACGTCGACGCCCTCCTCGACCTGCACGACCGCACCCGGCACTCGATCATCGACGCGCTCTCCGAGGGCTTCGTCGCGACGGTGCTGGTGCTCGCCGGGCGGGCCGGCATCGAGCCGCGGCGCCCGGCGCCCACCGACCGGCTCACGGGACTCACCGACGTCCAGGTGCCCGTGCCCGACGCCCAGGACAGGGCCGTACGCCTGCGTGAGCGGGCGGATCTGCTGCGGCGCGGGATGCCGGTCTAG
- a CDS encoding diacylglycerol kinase family protein has product MATSATSDQLLVVIDPVARRTDGESVRIAKDVLSAGATTKVCMPEGPEEFARVLARRGARRPVVVGDDRALLRAVSLLHRQRELAGCALSFVPVGGALSVARSLGVPTGAVAAARAVLDGVERRLDLLVDDSDGVVLGALRIPAPAPRPSEPAVEAAVAAAGRPWLRTCQTLVRTLVPARPVREPAPPAPGPSRLRVEVDGVTLVDLGQPVEAVSVTPGAAGLAEVEVRPVSVGAEASLLRASGRTVTVTGADFRYGADAGVAGPVRRRTWTVWEGALGLTLPGR; this is encoded by the coding sequence GTGGCGACTTCAGCGACTTCCGATCAGCTGCTGGTGGTCATCGATCCGGTCGCCCGGAGGACCGACGGCGAGTCGGTCCGGATCGCGAAAGACGTGCTCAGCGCGGGTGCGACCACGAAGGTCTGCATGCCGGAGGGGCCCGAGGAGTTCGCCCGGGTGCTGGCTCGCCGGGGTGCGCGGCGGCCGGTGGTGGTCGGCGACGACCGTGCGCTGCTGCGCGCGGTGTCCCTGCTGCACCGGCAGCGGGAGCTGGCCGGATGTGCCCTGTCCTTCGTGCCGGTGGGCGGCGCGCTGTCGGTCGCCCGTTCCCTCGGGGTGCCGACGGGCGCGGTGGCCGCCGCGCGGGCGGTCCTGGACGGCGTGGAGCGCCGCCTCGACCTGCTCGTCGACGACAGCGACGGGGTGGTGCTGGGCGCGCTGCGCATCCCCGCGCCGGCTCCGCGGCCGTCGGAACCGGCGGTGGAGGCGGCGGTGGCGGCGGCCGGGCGCCCCTGGCTGCGGACCTGCCAGACGCTCGTACGGACCCTCGTCCCGGCCCGCCCCGTCCGGGAGCCCGCGCCGCCCGCGCCCGGGCCCTCCCGGCTCCGGGTGGAGGTGGACGGGGTGACGCTGGTCGACCTGGGCCAGCCGGTGGAGGCGGTGTCGGTGACGCCGGGCGCGGCGGGGCTGGCCGAGGTGGAGGTGCGGCCGGTGTCGGTGGGCGCGGAGGCCTCCCTGCTGCGCGCCTCGGGCAGAACGGTGACGGTCACGGGCGCGGACTTCCGCTACGGCGCGGACGCGGGCGTGGCGGGCCCGGTACGACGCCGGACGTGGACGGTGTGGGAGGGGGCGCTGGGCCTGACGCTGCCGGGGCGGTGA